Sequence from the Bacteroidales bacterium genome:
AAGTGTCGGAAAGGCACTCAATGACACGGAGATACGTGTGGTTGATGAAAAAGGGCATGAAGTGGAAGACCAGATTGACGGAAATATTCAGATCAGGGGAGCGGGGGTTACATCCGGTTATTACAACAATCCGGCTGAAACAAGAAATTCATTTGATAATGGCTGGTTAAAGACCGGAGATAAAGGATTCTTCTTCGACGGAAACCTGTACATTACCGGCAGGGTAAAAGACATCATATTTGTCCGTGGCCAGAATCTTTATTCCCATGACCTGGAAAACCTGGCCGGTAAATATTCAGATATAAGCTATGGTAAAGTAATTATCGGCGGTTGGTTCGATCCAAAGAAAGGACAGGATCAGATCATCCTGTTCCTTGTCGGCTCGCCCAACCAGGCAACATGCGAAACGTTCCTTGGCCTGCGTAATTTCTTCCGGGATACATACGGGATTACCATAGATGTTTTCGTCCCTGTCCGCTCCAACCAGGTTCCGAAGACCAGCAGCGGTAAAATCCAGCGTTATAAGTTGATTTCCAGTTATCAGAACGGAGAATTTGACGAGGTTATCGCTGAACTCAAAAAATTGATCAGGGAAAGGGAATTGAATCCAATAAATAAAATACCTTTGCAGCCCTGAAAACTGTTAAGTTATGACTATAGAAGACTTCATCACCAGGATTGAAGAGGAATTTGATGACCTGGAGCCTGGTGCATTAAAACCCGAATCTAATTTCAGGGAAGCATTTGAGTGGAATTCAATCAATGCGTTGATCCTGATCGCCTTAGTTAAGACTGAATATGATGTGACGATCAATGCTGTTGACATCACCA
This genomic interval carries:
- a CDS encoding acyl carrier protein: MTIEDFITRIEEEFDDLEPGALKPESNFREAFEWNSINALILIALVKTEYDVTINAVDITKSKTVNDLYAIIQERIVT